The following DNA comes from Pseudosulfitobacter pseudonitzschiae.
CGATCTGGTCATAGACGGCCAGTTGCCCTGCGTTGACGATGCCCATGTCCATGCCCGCCTGAATGGCGTGATACAGAAACACCGCATGCATCGCTTCGCGCACGGTGTCGTTGCCGCGGAATGAGAACGACAGGTTCGACACCCCGCCCGACACATGGGCATGGGGCAGGTTCTGGCGAATCCAGCGGGTGGCTTCGATGAAATCGACGCCGTAGTTGTTGTGCTCTTCGATGCCAGTGGCGACGGCAAAAACGTTTGGGTCAAAGATGATGTCTTCGGGCGGAAAGCCGACTTCGTCCACAAGGATCCGGTAAGCGCGTTCGCAGATCTGGGTTTTGCGCTCGCAGGTGTCGGCCTGTCCGTCTTCGTCGAAGGCCATGACGACCACCGCAGCACCGTAGGCCAGACAGAGACGCGCGTGGTGGCGGAATGCGTCTTCGCCCTCTTTCATGCTGATCGAGTTGACGACGGATTTGCCCTGCACGCATTGCAGGCCCGCTTCGATCACCTCCCATTTGGAGCTGTCGATCATGATCGGCACACGGGCGATGTCGGGTTCAGAGGCGACGAGGTGCAGGAACTCGACCATCGCGGCCTTCGAGTCGATCAGCCCCTCGTCCATGTTGATATCGATGATCTGTGCGCCGTTTTCCACCTGATCGCGCGCCACATCGAGAGCCGCGGCATAGTCGCGGTTGGTGATCAGTTTGCGAAAACGGGCGGAGCCGGTGACATTGGTGCGCTCGCCGACGTTCACGAAGGGGATGTCGGGGGTCAGGACAAAGGGTTCGAGGCCCGAGAGGCGGAGGTAACGGGTCATGCGGCCACCTTTTCACGCAGTTTGCGGGGGGCGTATTGGGCCACGGCATCGGCGATGGCCTTGATGTGGTCGGGCGTGGTTCCACAGCAGCCGCCAACGATGTTTACCAACCCTTCGGCGGCGAATTCACCGACCTGACTGGCGGTTTCGTCCGGGCCTTCGTCATATTCGCCAAAGGCATTGGGCAGGCCGGCGTTGGGGTAGGCGCAGATCAGCGTGTCGGCGACACCGGCCAGTTCGGCGATGTGCGGGCGCATTGCAGCGGCCCCAAGGGCGCAGTTCAGCCCGACGGTAAAGGGGCGGGCGTGGCTGACAGAATGCCAGAAGGCGGTGGGCGTCTGGCCCGACAACGTGCGCCCCGAGGCATCGGTGATGGTGCCCGAGATCATCAGCGGCAGCTTTGCGCCGTGTTCCTCGAACGCTTCATAGCAGGCAAATATCGCGGCCTTGGCGTTGAGCGTGTCAAAGATGGTTTCGATCAGGATCAGATCGGCACCGCCCGCGATCAGCCCGCGTACCTGCTGGCCATAAGCCACGCGCAGATCGTCGAAGGTGACGGCGCGATAGCCGGGGTCATTCACATCGGGACTGAGCGAGGCGGTGCGATTGGTTGGGCCCACGGCACCGGCGACAAAGCGCGGTTTGCCGTCGATCGCGGTGGCTCGGTCCATCGCGCGGCGGGCAATACGCGCTCCATCGGCATTCAGGTCGTGAACGGCGTCTTCCATGCCATAATCGGCCTGCGCGATGGTGGTGGCGGAGAATGTGTTGGTCTCGACGATGTCGGCACCGGCCATGGCAAAATTGAAATGGATTTCCTCGACCGCATCGGGCTGGGTCAGGATCAACAGATCATTGTTGCCCTTTTGCGGGAGTTCGGAGTGGTGCCTGCACACATGGCCCGAGCCGTGCCCCGCGTAATCCTCTTCGGACAGGCCAAGGGTTTGGATTTGCGTACCCATCGCGCCATCAAGGATCAGGATGCGGTCGTGGGCCAGTGCGGCAAGCTGCCGTGCGGTGTCGGTTCGGGTGCTGTGTGTCATGGCGCACCTATACCGCATCAACGAGTAGGATTGAAATTCATAATACTACGAAAGAATATGAATTCGGCGCATGATGATAGTGCGGTCCAGCCATGTGCGCCCTTCGGCCAAAGGACCGGAAGGGCGCGTTCGGTTTAATCCTTGTGGATCGGCTCGGCTGTGAACAGACCACCCTGATAGACGCTTTGCGGTGCATCGGCGGGCGGGCAGGGGGTTGCTTCGATCTCGGCGCGGAAGGCTTCCGAGTTGTCCTTGGGCCGCCAGCCGATCAGCTTGGCGGTGTCGGTGTTCCACCAGCCAAGATCGTTGTCGGACACGCCCCAGATGATCGGACAGCCCAGCATCGGCGCGCGGAACACGCATTCGATCAGCGAGATGAAATCGTCGGGCGACATCCATGTGGCCAGCATCCGCCGGTCGCGGGGCTTTTCAAAGCACGACCCGATGCGGATCAACGCGGTCTCTTGGCCGAACTTGGAATGGTACATCGACGCCATCGCCTCGCCAAAGCATTTGGACACCCCGTAGAGACCGTCGGGCTTCATCGGGTCGGTGACGTTCAGCACTTCGTCTTGTCGGTAATAGCCGATGGTGTGGTTCGAGGTGGCGAACAGAATGCGGGGCATGCCGTGGGCGCGGGCGGCCTCGTAGAGGTTGTAGACGCCGGTGATATTGCCGCGCTGGATCTGGTCCCACGATCGTTCGACCGACACGCCACCAAGATGCAGGATGGCATCGCAATCCTTGACCAGATCGTAAACAGCGGCTTCATCACCCAGATCGCAGGGCACGACTTCTTCGTCGGGGCCTGCGGGGTCCATGTCGGAGATGTCGGACAGGCGCAGCACGTCGGCCATGTGGCCCAGGCGGGCACGGGCCAGTTTGCCAAGGTTTCCGGCGGCTCCGGTGATCAGCAGTCGTTTCATAATATCCTCTTTATTTCAGCAAGTTCGGTAAGGTCATCGAGATCGCGGGCACATAGGTGACCAGCAGCAGCGCAAACAGGATTGCAAGATAGAAGGGCCAGATCGTCTTGACCGCTTCCTCGATCCTGATCCCGCCGACAACGCAGCCGACGAAAAGACAGGCCCCCACAGGTGGCGTACACAGGCCAAGCCCGAGGTTCATCATCATGATAACGCCGAATTGCACCGGGTCCATGTCGATGCCGACGACGACGGGCAGAAAGATGGGGGTGCATATCAGGATAAGGGCGGCCATATCCATGATCATACCCAGAACCAGCAACGTCAGGTTCAGCAGCAGCAGGATGACCAGCGGGTTCGTCGACAGCGAGGTCACGAAGGTCGCCAGATTGTCCGGCACGCGGTAAAGCGCCAGCAGATAGGCAAAGGCCGACGCGGTGGCCACCAGCATCATC
Coding sequences within:
- a CDS encoding NAD-dependent epimerase/dehydratase family protein, whose product is MKRLLITGAAGNLGKLARARLGHMADVLRLSDISDMDPAGPDEEVVPCDLGDEAAVYDLVKDCDAILHLGGVSVERSWDQIQRGNITGVYNLYEAARAHGMPRILFATSNHTIGYYRQDEVLNVTDPMKPDGLYGVSKCFGEAMASMYHSKFGQETALIRIGSCFEKPRDRRMLATWMSPDDFISLIECVFRAPMLGCPIIWGVSDNDLGWWNTDTAKLIGWRPKDNSEAFRAEIEATPCPPADAPQSVYQGGLFTAEPIHKD
- a CDS encoding homocysteine S-methyltransferase family protein, producing the protein MTHSTRTDTARQLAALAHDRILILDGAMGTQIQTLGLSEEDYAGHGSGHVCRHHSELPQKGNNDLLILTQPDAVEEIHFNFAMAGADIVETNTFSATTIAQADYGMEDAVHDLNADGARIARRAMDRATAIDGKPRFVAGAVGPTNRTASLSPDVNDPGYRAVTFDDLRVAYGQQVRGLIAGGADLILIETIFDTLNAKAAIFACYEAFEEHGAKLPLMISGTITDASGRTLSGQTPTAFWHSVSHARPFTVGLNCALGAAAMRPHIAELAGVADTLICAYPNAGLPNAFGEYDEGPDETASQVGEFAAEGLVNIVGGCCGTTPDHIKAIADAVAQYAPRKLREKVAA